The Treponema succinifaciens DSM 2489 region ACCTAAGGCTCATGTATGGATTGAAGGTAAAGAAGATATTCCGTATGAATATTTTGTTTGGGAAGATAACGATAGTATAAAAATTTATAAAAGTAATATTGTAAATGTTCGTGGTATAATTTTTTATCCTGTAGCCATGATAAAAGCTGTAAGGAGTAAGTAAAATCACATAACAAAGGTTCGTAGCCGACAGCGGGTCAAGCCCGCTGCGGTACAACCAGTTGTTAGGCGGACGGGCCACTGGCCCGCTTATTGTTAATAAGAAAGTCCTCCAACATTTTTCTCTAAAGTCATTCGTTGAATGACAAAAAAGTAAAAATCGTAGGAGGATTTTTATGGACGCAAACAAAATTGGCATGTTTTTTGTAGCAAATGGAAAGAAACTACCTTCAGAAAAGGCTGTTCTTATTCGTGAAAAAATGGCACAGGCAGATGACTCACGATATGCCACAATCAGCTCTGTTGAACTGAAAGACCCGACAACTATGCTTCTTGTAAGTATTTTCCTTGGAGAACTTGGAGTTGACCGTTTTATGCTGGGGGAAACAGGTATGGGAATTTTGAAACTTCTTACAGCCGGCTTATGCGGTATTCTATGGCTCATCGATTTGATTGGCATTACAAAGAAAGTAAAGGACTACAACTACAATGAATTGATGAAGATTCTGTAATCCGAGATAAGGAAACTTTTGTTTCAAGCACGAAAGTTTCCTTTAATTTTTTTCAAATTAATATATGACCTGCATTATTAGAGAGATTTTTAATTGTCCATGCCCTACTTGTGGAGTAACAAGAGCTTTGATTTCCTTGTTAAAAGGAGATTTACAGGGGTATTTTCACTACAATTTGATGGCAGTTCCATTATGCATAGCGACAGTTTTGATGATTATTGGCACAAAAGTAAAAATAAAAAAGCTCCAGATTATAAGTGTTGTAATTTTATTAATAAACATACCGTATTATTTTTATAGACTGAGGCTTGGGGTAATTCCATAAAAACACACTTTCAAGTCGAAAAAAAAATAAATTCTATGATATAATAAAGGGAAAATTTGGTTGCAAGGAGGAACATATGCCTTTGACTGAAGTACAGGAAAAATTGAAAAAAATTCCAGACGAATATCTGGGTGAAGTATATAATTACCTTGAATTGCTGGAATATAAAATTCTATACAAAAAACAAAACGAACCTTCCAAAAGAAAGTTTCCAAATCGTCACCCTGGAATTTTAAAAGATCCGAATTTCTATATGTCTCCAGATTTTGATGAGCCTTTAGAAGATTTTAAGGAGTATATGTGAAATATCTTTTAGACACACATGCACTGCTGTGGTATTTATATGACGATAATAATCTTTCCTCAACAGCAAAAGAACTGATCACAAATGAGTATTGCTATTACAGTAAAGTTTCACTATGGGAAATTGCCATAAAGCAGACTAGGAAACTTCTTGAATATAAACAGTCAATTTCTGAAATTATCGAAGCCTGCAGGGAGGAAGAATTCGAGGAGCTTGCTGTATCAGGAACCTCATTGGAATTGATAAAAACGTTGCCTGATGTTCATCGAGATCCATTTGACAGACTGTTGATTGCCATGGCAAAAGAAAATAGTTTTACAATTATTACAAAAGACTCAAAAATTCCATTGTATGATGTAAAGACAATTTGGTAGATAATCGCCTAACATGGTTTTCAAAACCGATAAAAACTTTGTCACAAAAGTTGCTATTCGTGGCTTTGCGCTACCGCAACTTTTGCGCCAATTTTGCCTACGGCAAAACCGTTTTTACGGTTTAAAACGCTAGTTATACGGACGCCCGCACTGGGGCGCTTTTGGAGAAAGAATGAAAAGGAAACTTATTTTTTGCATCTTTATAATTTTTCTTACATCAATTAAGTGTTTTGCCCAAAATACAGATTTTAAATATTATTCAGATTATGATAAAGGTTTTTCCGGCTGTTCAGCTGCTGTTTACTATGGAAATTTAAGTGAATTGGAAGCTATAGGACAAGAACAGGAATTCCTTGATTATCTTGACGAAGAAATTGGTGATAAATTAAATTCAATTTCTAAATTGACAAAAAATAATGACTGGCTTTTTAGACAAGCTTTAAGAGAATGGGATTATAAAAAAGGTGAAGTTTACGCGGTATTTTGTGCAAATTCAAAATTTTCAAGAGAAGGAATTTTTCTGATCGTTGTTATTGCGGAAAAAGAAAACATTTTATGGAAAGCCTATTCAATAGATGAAAATACGAATTTTGACGATTTATTTCCTAACACAGAAGAAGAATGATAGTAATTATTTTTATAGTCTTAATATTGGTAATAGTCTTTAAAATCAACTCTTCTAAAATAAAAGGTTCTGTTGGAGAGTTTAAAGTAAATACAAGATTAAATTTTCTTGGAAATGAATATATTTCCTTGAATGATATTCTGATAAAAAGTTCTAATGGAAATACTTCACAAATAGATGAATTGGTATTATCCGAGTATGGAATTTTTATAATTGAAACCAAGAATTATAAAGGCTGGATTTTTGGAAATGAAAAATCAGAAAACTGGACACAGGTAATTTTCAAAGAAAAGCATACATTCAGAAATCCAATAAAGCAAAATTGGAGTCATGTATATGCATTAAAAAATGTATTATCGGAATTTCCAAATATACATTATTTTCCAATTGTAGTCTTTACAGGAGATGCGACCTTAAAAGGTATAGAATCAACTGTCCCTGTTATTTATAGTAATAGATTAAATTCAACGATTAAAAATCTGAGTTCAGAAAAATGTTTATCACAAACAGAAGTTGAAAAAATAAAATCGATTTTGGAATCAGTAGAAATTACTGAAAAAATGGCAAGAAAAGAACATGTAAAAAATATAAAACAAAATATTGTTGAGAAACAACTGAAAATGGAGAATTTAATTTGTCCAAGATGTAATGGTGAATTAAAATTACGAAATGGAAGGAATGGTAAATTCTACGGATGTTCAAACTATCCTAGATGCAGATTTACTATGCCTTATTAGCCTAAATTTCGAGTTTCACTGAGAATTTACAAAAAAAAGCGTAAATCTTTAAAATCTTAATCACAACAAAAAAAAATCAAAAAGAGTTACGCTTATGTATGAACAAATTTACAACTTAACCAGCATGTTTTTCAAGAGCCTTAAAGGAAATTTGATGTATGAATTTCTTATTTCAAAGTTCAATGGAAAACGAGGTCCTCAAAGGAAATTAAGTCTTGAGCAGATTGTCGCGCTGAACATCTACAGATTTCATTTCAAAATGGGAGATTTGAAAAATTATCATAAAATGATAAAAGAACTGATGAGTGACAAAGTTCCAAATCTCCCCAATTATGAAAATTTCATGAAGGTAACAAATAAATCGACTGTATTTATCCTTGCATTTATGAACTTCTTGATGGCTATGAACAGAAAAAAAGAATCCGAAATACATTACATGGATTCTACACCGATAACAGTCTGCATGAATCATAAAATTTACTCTCACAAAGTAACAAAGGGCATTGCAAAAAGAAGTAAATCTACAAAAGGATGGTGGTACGGATTCAAAATGAGCGGAATCTGCAATGAACAGGGCGATTTTGAAAACATCATTCTCAGTTATGCAAATATTGCTGACTGTAATATTGCAGAAAAACTGGCAGAAGTTGTAAAGGGGACAATATTTGCGGATGCAGGGTATTTACAGAAAAAAGATGTTTTGAAGCGAATGGAAGAAGATGGAATTAAATTTGAGGCGGCTCCAAGAAAAAATATGAACAAACTTATGAGCCGCTTTGAATGTTATCATATCAAGCACAGAAGCATCATTGAATCCAACTGGGGAACATTGAAAAATAACTTTCAGCTTGAATATCATAAGGCACGAAGTATTGTCGGTCTTTTTCTATAGCATTGCAGCTTATATGATTAACCGCAATCTGGACTTTTATCAAAACTTTTTCAGATTACGGTTAATTTAGAAAACTCGAATTTCAGGCTTATTAGAAAATATCGTATAACAAAGGTTCGTAGCCGACAGGCAGTCAAGCTGCCTGCGGTACAACCAATTGTTATGACGACAGGCGCACTGGCCTGCCTTAGGAGGAAATGAATGGGTAGATTTGTGCAAGATAGCGAATCTCACGGAAGCTTAAGAGATTTACAAATTTTGATTAATGAGAAAAGTGATTTGCTGGATAAAGAAGTTTCAAACATCTTAAAAAAAAATATCTGTATAACATGGAAATCACCAATAAAAACTGATCAATTTGCAGAATATAGAGATGAAGATTTCTTAAAACTGCTTAATTTAGAATCAAAAATAAAAGTTCCCTTAGAAAATTTTTGGCCAAAACTTGGACCTCAATGGGATGCACTCGGATTAAATGATAAAACTGTCTTTTTAGTTGAGGCAAAAGCAAATGTTCCTGAGATTGTTTCTTCGCCGACAGGTGCAGGTCCAGAATCTAAATCAAAGATTATAGATGCATTCGCAGAAGTAAAAGAATATTTAAATATACATAATAATGTTGATTGGACAGGAACTTTTTATCAATATGCAAACAGGATTGCACATTTATATTATTTAAAAATTCTTAATGGTATTGATGCATATCTTATAAATATTTATTTCTTGAATGATAAATCCGTTGAAGGACCTTCAACAAAAGAAGAATGGAAAGGTGCATTAACTGTTATAAAACAATATCTTGGAATATCTAAAAGAAATAAATTAGATAAATATATGTTAGATATTTTTATTGATACAAATAATCTGTAGTTAATATAATTTAAAATATGTATATTTCAGAAAGCAAGTCAAGCTTGCTTTCTGAAATGAAATTTAACTTTAGGGCTTGGACGAAGAAGCGGTTGTACGCGGCTTTACGCCGCTTAGAATTTACAAAATGAAGCATTGCTTCTAAAATATAATACATAATCTTCTTAAAGGAAAAGATTTATGAAATCCAATTCTGTATAAGAAATATAATTTGTCATAACAAAGGTTCGTAGCCGACAGGCAGTCAAGCTGCCTGCGGTACAACCCATTGTTATGCTCACAGCCCACTGGGCTGGTAGTTTTATAGAAATATAGAATTTTGAGTTTAACATTTTTATCCGTATCCGAAAAAGGAAGGAAAAATGGAAAACTCAAATAAAAGAATTGTTTATGCAGATTTATTGAGAATCATTGCTACTTTTGCAGTAATTGTTTTACATGTTTCAGCATCAAAATGGTATGACACTCCAGTAAAAGACTTTAATTGGCAAATATATAATTTATATGATTCTTTAGTGCGCTGGGCAGTTCCTATTTTTATAATGCTAAGCGGAATGTTTTTTCTAAATCCTGAAAAATTTATTTCAACAAGTAATATTATTAAAAAATATATTTTTAGAATTTTACTCGCAATAATTGTTTGGGGATTGTTTTATCAGGCTTATGAAATTATTGGTAAGTTTATTTTTAGAAATGAATCAATCACCTTAAAAAGAATTATCGTGGCTTTCGCAAAAATTCCGCTTGGTCCGCCTTGGTATCATCTTTGGTATCTTTACATGCTTATTGGTTTATATTTGCTAACACCTATTTACCGCATCTTTGTAAAAAACGCAGAAGAAAAAGACATTAGATACTTGTTAATTTTATTCTTTTTATTTGGTCTTGTCTTGCCGTTTCTCAAAAAGGTTCTTTTACATTTTGATTCGCGATTAAATATAAACTTTGAAATTTCGGAACTCATAAATTATTCTGGATACTATTTTGCTGGGTATTATTTTTCAAAGTATCCAATAAATAAGAATGCAAAAATTGGAATTTACAGTTTGGGTTTTTTATCATTTATCTTTACAATTATTTGTACTTCTTATATTTCAATAAAAAATGGAGAACCTAACGGGTATTTATATGGAAATTTATTACCTACAACAATGTTTGAAGCTTTCACAATATTTTTATTAATAAAATCAATTGATGAAAAAGAATTCTCGGAGAAAAAGGCTCAAATAATTTCTGAAATAAGTAAAAGTACATTTGGAATTTATCTTATTCACGATTTTATAAAATCTGTAATTTTTATGGTTGGAATTACATCAGATTTTATTAATCCACTTCTTGCAGTTCCAGTTTCTTCTGTTGTTATATTTGTGATTTCTCTTTGTATAATTTTTTTTACTAGAAAAATCCCTGTAAGTAAATATATAATGTAGAAAAGAAAGCATAACAAAGCTTCAAAGCGGATGTCGCGGTCAAGCCGCGCCACCGTTTAAGCAATTGTTATGCTCACAGCCCACAGGGCTGGTAGTTTTATAGAAAAATTAAATTTTGAGTTTAACATTTTTATCCGTATCCAAAAAAGGAAGAAAAAATGAAAACTCAGATTTTAGACAAACAATCTTTTCAGATTTCAGAAGAAGATTCAAAAAGAATTACTAGCCTTCGATTTTTACTAATTGTATTTGTCGTGTTCATACATGCAAATCTAACACCAGATGATGCATTGAATTATTATCATTACGATTTTATACAACCCAAATGGATAGAAGTATTTAAGAACTTTATTTGTAATACTCTTGGCGGAGCTGCCGTACCATTGTTTTTCTTGTTTGCTTCATACCTGCAGTTTTCGAAAAATGATTCATATCCAACTCTTTTGAAGAAAAGAAGTAAATCATTACTTTTACCTTACATTCTATGGACTGTAATAACAGTAATTCTGTATTTTATTGCACAGTCAATTCCTCAGACTGCTCCATACTTCCAAAATCCAATTAATATCGTACGAGCTTGGAAGGGTTTTGATTGGATTAAAATCTTTACATATCATAATGACATTTATCCTCTGGTTTATCAGTTCTGGTTCTTACGAGATCTTATGATTTTGATTATATTATCCCCTATATTAAAATACCTCTGTAAAAAATTTGCTGGAGGAATGTTAGTTTTTGTTTCTGTTTTTGCCATAAAAGGAATTCCTATTTTTTGTGTAAATACTGGAGCATTATTCTTTTATATTGCTGGATACTATTTTGCAGCGTATAAAATATCATTCTTTAAGATTGCCGACAAAATGAAGATTTATGAATACATCACTCTGTTAGCTTTGACGATTCCATTTGATTTAATGTTTGAAAGTAAATACAATTTCGGTTTTATAAAAACACTAATATCATGTTTGTTCTTTTTGAAACTTTCATCAAGTTTTATAAAACATCAAAATCTTTATGGCAAATTAAAATACTTGGCAGGATATTCATTTTTCCTTTATGCAGTTCATACTCCATTACTTGGTACAAGTATCAACAAAATCTCACAACAAATAATTCCTTTGCATGGAATTCTTTGTCTTGTTCAATTTTTATTGGCATCATTCCTAACAATTGTGTTTGGAACTATTTTTGGTATTTTGTTAAATAAAATTTGTTCTCCAGCTTTCAGATTATTGAATGGTGGCAGAAAATAGTACTTGATTTCTGAATTGGATTATGTTATATTTCAATTAGTGGTGAGTCCTACCCCCAAAGTGGAATCCTTAAAAGCAGTGCCCCCCTACTGTGAGTGGGAACTTTAAAAGCGGTGAGTCCTACCGTTAAGTGGAATCGATAAAGCCGTATTTCAGTTTGCTCTGATGCGGCTTTTTTTATTACAGGAAAATATGGAACAAGAGCGTCTTAATTTATACTACATGGATATGAAATACATACGTGATTTGCACAATGCCGATGATCGCGTCCAATCAGTTTCCCCTCAAATTCATAAAAGTAATCGACCATTTGTCGGAATTGTTGTAATTTGCGGAGAACATAAATATTGCGTTCCATTGGATTCAGCAAAAGAAAAACATAAAACTCAGAAAAACGATGTCGATTTTACAAGAATCTTTGATGGTGATAAATTAATCAGTGTTCTAAATTTCAATAACATGATTCCCATCGATAATAAATTTATTCGGAATTATCCCCTCATACACTCTTAATATAACATAAAATTCGACAAATTTTCATATTTTTTTTTACATTTTTATTTGATTTTTATTGACATAATAATCAAGATGTATTATATTATAAACATCAGGAGGTAATAGAAATGTGAAACGAAAAAAGAAAAAACTGTGGTCAAGAGCAGACAAAATCGCCTTGCTGGTTTTTCTGCTAGAACTTCTAAAGTTCATACTTGACCTGGTTTCTAAGCTGTCTGCTTAGTTTTCCACCGTTCATAGATACCGCCAATATCTATGAACGGTTTAAAAATAATCAAATTATATAGGAGTGTCAATAATGAACAGAATGGAAAAAATACTGATAGCAATTTTAATTCTTCAAGTTTTGGATATTGCGTTAAGGTTTATAATGTAGGTGATTTTATGGAAAAAACAACACAGCACGGCGGAACAAGAGCCGGAGCAGGCAGAAAAAAAGGAAGCACAACAAATAATACAGGATATAAAAACGGACGGATTGTCATTTCCTGCCTTGAATCTGAGGAAATGGCAATAAAACAAAAAGCAAAAGAACAGAATAAAACAGTAAGCAGGTTGATTATTGATTCTGTTTTGAAAAACTAAAAAGCAGGAGGCATATATGACATTCTTTGATTTTATGATAAAGTTTCCGACTGAAAAAGCCGTTATAAAATACTTTCTCAAAATCAGATATAACGATGTTCTTATATGCCCTCACTGCGGTTCAAAAGTTCGTGTTCAGCACAGAAATGACAATCTAAAACTTTGTAACTGCCATAACTGCAATAATACATTCTCACCATTCAAAAACACAATCTTTGAAAAGTCATCAACAGACCTGCGTAAATGGTTCTATGCAATCCATTTATTTTTGAATTCTAAAAAAGGAATTTCCGGCTTGCAGTTACAGCGTGAAATCGGCGTAACATATAAAACTAGCGTGGAGAATGCTCAAGCAGATACGCTCTGCAATGGGAAACACTGATATGTCAAAAGCATTTGAAGCAATGGTCGAAATTGACGAAACATATATCGGCGGTAAACCTAGAAAAATGAACGGCGAAACAGAGCCTTCAAAGCGTGGACGTGGAACTAAAAAAACTCCTGTTGTAGGTGTAAAAGAAAGAAGTTCAAGCCACGTATTCGCAAAGGTAGCACTTCCAAACGAAGAAGGCAAGAAACTTACAGGAAAGCAGCTTTTCAATATTCTTGACAGCGTATGCAAGAAAGACGCAACGGTTCTGACCGATGATTTTAGAGGCTACAATTTTATGAACCATAAAAACACAAATAAAAACAACTACTACAGAATCAGCGTAAATCATTTAGAAAGCATTTACAGCCTCGGCAACGGACTTCATACAAACGGAATTGAATCGTTCTGGGCACTGTTGAAGCGTGGAATTCTCGGAATTTATCATCACGTTTCTGTAGACTACTTGCAGGAATATGTAAACGAATTCTGTTTCCGGCAGAACAACGGAACAAGCTCATTTGATGTACTGTTAAAGCAGGGGATATTTGCGGCATAATTCAATATTGATTTAAATCCTTGAAATGTATAGTATAAAGATAAAGCCTTTCTTTTTGGCGAAAGAAAGGCTTTTGAAACGGATTATCAGATACTTTTGGGAAACGGCAATCTGATATTTATTAACAAAGGGAACAAATGTTCTCGCTTTTTGTATAATATTAAGCATTTATAAGTTATTTGTCAATATGATACAGAAAGCCTCTTAAAAGGATAAATTTAATGAGGTGTAAAAAAAATTACATTGATTTTTATGATGAACATTTTTTTGATTTAATATGGAAAGATTTTGAATTTTAGCATATAATAAAAAAACAAGAAATATAGTTTTGTCGTTTGTAATATTTCTTGTTTTTTTTAATAACTAAGAGTGTGTTAGGGGATAATTCCGAATTTATTTGTAAAATTGATTTAAGTCCAAATCCAAAAGATAATCCTGCACAGGCACATTATAAGAAATTATGTATAAAAGAAATAGAATGGTGCCGTAAAAATCAGGAAGCCATCGTTAAAAAAGCGAATAAATTATATTACCTTGTTCAAAAAACAAATTGCAGTAGTATGCTCAAGAAAAGATGTAACGATTTTAAGAAACTTGAAAAAGTATTGGAAAAATTGTTGCAAAAAGAAAATAAAGCATAACAAGAAGTTCAAAGCCGACAAACCGGTCAAGCCGGTTTGCGGTTTGATATGTTGTGCCATTTGTCAACATAAAAAACTCCTTTTGAGAAAAAATATAAAAAAAAACGGAAGGAAAGCGATAGATCGGCACATGGCCATTCTGATATACGTGGATTCGCCTGAAAATCAGGTTTACCGACAGGTCAATGGTCCGCCTGGAATTCTTTCTCTCTAACTGCGAGCATAGGAAGTTAAAAAGTTTCCCGCTCATAAACCGCTCGAAGATAATTCCTTAAATGCTCACAAATTCCTTCCGTTATGATACAAGTTAATTTTTCGCCAGAATATCTTTAGCGAAAGTTTCATCCCGCAGGTGATTTGATTTCATTGCGCAATAAACTCCTCGACCGTTTTTTGAATGTCGGAAAGCTCCCCCTCATCAATTTTGTTCAAGGCAGTTTTCCTGTTGTCAACAAAATTCATCATTCC contains the following coding sequences:
- a CDS encoding acyltransferase family protein codes for the protein MKTQILDKQSFQISEEDSKRITSLRFLLIVFVVFIHANLTPDDALNYYHYDFIQPKWIEVFKNFICNTLGGAAVPLFFLFASYLQFSKNDSYPTLLKKRSKSLLLPYILWTVITVILYFIAQSIPQTAPYFQNPINIVRAWKGFDWIKIFTYHNDIYPLVYQFWFLRDLMILIILSPILKYLCKKFAGGMLVFVSVFAIKGIPIFCVNTGALFFYIAGYYFAAYKISFFKIADKMKIYEYITLLALTIPFDLMFESKYNFGFIKTLISCLFFLKLSSSFIKHQNLYGKLKYLAGYSFFLYAVHTPLLGTSINKISQQIIPLHGILCLVQFLLASFLTIVFGTIFGILLNKICSPAFRLLNGGRK
- a CDS encoding DUF2752 domain-containing protein yields the protein MTCIIREIFNCPCPTCGVTRALISLLKGDLQGYFHYNLMAVPLCIATVLMIIGTKVKIKKLQIISVVILLINIPYYFYRLRLGVIP
- a CDS encoding acyltransferase codes for the protein MENSNKRIVYADLLRIIATFAVIVLHVSASKWYDTPVKDFNWQIYNLYDSLVRWAVPIFIMLSGMFFLNPEKFISTSNIIKKYIFRILLAIIVWGLFYQAYEIIGKFIFRNESITLKRIIVAFAKIPLGPPWYHLWYLYMLIGLYLLTPIYRIFVKNAEEKDIRYLLILFFLFGLVLPFLKKVLLHFDSRLNINFEISELINYSGYYFAGYYFSKYPINKNAKIGIYSLGFLSFIFTIICTSYISIKNGEPNGYLYGNLLPTTMFEAFTIFLLIKSIDEKEFSEKKAQIISEISKSTFGIYLIHDFIKSVIFMVGITSDFINPLLAVPVSSVVIFVISLCIIFFTRKIPVSKYIM
- a CDS encoding type III toxin-antitoxin system ToxN/AbiQ family toxin, with the protein product MLGDNSEFICKIDLSPNPKDNPAQAHYKKLCIKEIEWCRKNQEAIVKKANKLYYLVQKTNCSSMLKKRCNDFKKLEKVLEKLLQKENKA
- a CDS encoding type II toxin-antitoxin system VapC family toxin; amino-acid sequence: MKYLLDTHALLWYLYDDNNLSSTAKELITNEYCYYSKVSLWEIAIKQTRKLLEYKQSISEIIEACREEEFEELAVSGTSLELIKTLPDVHRDPFDRLLIAMAKENSFTIITKDSKIPLYDVKTIW
- a CDS encoding IS1595 family transposase — encoded protein: MLKQIRSAMGNTDMSKAFEAMVEIDETYIGGKPRKMNGETEPSKRGRGTKKTPVVGVKERSSSHVFAKVALPNEEGKKLTGKQLFNILDSVCKKDATVLTDDFRGYNFMNHKNTNKNNYYRISVNHLESIYSLGNGLHTNGIESFWALLKRGILGIYHHVSVDYLQEYVNEFCFRQNNGTSSFDVLLKQGIFAA
- a CDS encoding IS982 family transposase, with translation MYEQIYNLTSMFFKSLKGNLMYEFLISKFNGKRGPQRKLSLEQIVALNIYRFHFKMGDLKNYHKMIKELMSDKVPNLPNYENFMKVTNKSTVFILAFMNFLMAMNRKKESEIHYMDSTPITVCMNHKIYSHKVTKGIAKRSKSTKGWWYGFKMSGICNEQGDFENIILSYANIADCNIAEKLAEVVKGTIFADAGYLQKKDVLKRMEEDGIKFEAAPRKNMNKLMSRFECYHIKHRSIIESNWGTLKNNFQLEYHKARSIVGLFL
- a CDS encoding TM2 domain-containing protein, whose amino-acid sequence is MDANKIGMFFVANGKKLPSEKAVLIREKMAQADDSRYATISSVELKDPTTMLLVSIFLGELGVDRFMLGETGMGILKLLTAGLCGILWLIDLIGITKKVKDYNYNELMKIL
- a CDS encoding NERD domain-containing protein, with protein sequence MIVIIFIVLILVIVFKINSSKIKGSVGEFKVNTRLNFLGNEYISLNDILIKSSNGNTSQIDELVLSEYGIFIIETKNYKGWIFGNEKSENWTQVIFKEKHTFRNPIKQNWSHVYALKNVLSEFPNIHYFPIVVFTGDATLKGIESTVPVIYSNRLNSTIKNLSSEKCLSQTEVEKIKSILESVEITEKMARKEHVKNIKQNIVEKQLKMENLICPRCNGELKLRNGRNGKFYGCSNYPRCRFTMPY
- a CDS encoding DUF2281 domain-containing protein: MPLTEVQEKLKKIPDEYLGEVYNYLELLEYKILYKKQNEPSKRKFPNRHPGILKDPNFYMSPDFDEPLEDFKEYM
- a CDS encoding type III toxin-antitoxin system ToxN/AbiQ family toxin, which gives rise to MEQERLNLYYMDMKYIRDLHNADDRVQSVSPQIHKSNRPFVGIVVICGEHKYCVPLDSAKEKHKTQKNDVDFTRIFDGDKLISVLNFNNMIPIDNKFIRNYPLIHS